The following coding sequences are from one Nicotiana tomentosiformis chromosome 3, ASM39032v3, whole genome shotgun sequence window:
- the LOC138891465 gene encoding F-box/kelch-repeat protein At3g23880-like codes for MGTHVQEEIIVDILSRLPVESLMRFKCVSGSWNTLISSCYFRTKHLNIASRNQNLQKLLISQISYKDGEANTSISFSSLSLNIQVVRKLDCPLNYEPKYGRIYCCCDGLFLVGLQNTPKRDPSILLLWNPSTRETIVLPHSDYSTVDRNRYTFGLGFDSSSNDYKVLKVNNEDDTLNEILSVKSGSWRKLANKSCRNNVSCLFMHMDLAFVHGAFHWLGRIQLPEFIVISFNISNETYRNEPLPEPVCLTMTVRESVVSVLKGMLCVYSTYHDGSTFNLWVMKLYGVKESWSKMLTIPAIGVPLTIPKYIFADGEVLLYCEYSERTVFRTSKGPFIEWPDLVRDDINEDSILDVYVYTQSLMSPKAITNKLR; via the coding sequence ATGGGAACTCACGTCCAAGAGGAAATAATTGTCGATATCCTCAGCAGGTTACCTGTTGAGTCTCTTATGCGATTTAAGTGTGTTTCTGGATCTTGGAATACATTAATCTCATCATGTTACTTTAGGACGAAGCATCTCAATATTGCCAGCAGGAACCAAAACCTTCAAAAATTGCTTATTAGCCAAATATCTTATAAGGATGGTGAAGCTAATACCAgcatctctttttcttctttatcTTTGAATATTCAAGTCGTACGAAAACTTGATTGCCCATTAAACTATGAACCAAAGTATGGCAGAATATATTGTTGTTGTGATGGCTTGTTTTTAGTCGGGCTTCAGAATACACCTAAGAGAGATCCTTCGATATTATTGCTATGGAATCCCTCCACAAGAGAAACAATAGTACTTCCTCATTCAGATTACTCCACCGTGGACAGAAATAGATACACTTTTGGATTGGGTTTTGACTCAAGTAGTAATGACTATAAGGTCCTTAAGGTTAATAACGAGGATGACACCCTCAATGAAATTCTCTCAGTTAAAAGTGGTTCTTGGAGAAAACTTGCTAATAAAAGCTGTAGAAATAACGTATCATGCTTGTTTATGCATATGGATTTGGCATTTGTACATGGAGCATTTCATTGGCTAGGACGTATTCAGCTCCCAGAGTTTATTGTGATCTCGTTTAATATTTCAAATGAAACGTACAGAAATGAACCGTTGCCAGAGCCAGTGTGCTTGACGATGACAGTGAGAGAGTCAGTTGTATCAGTGTTGAAAGGAATGTTATGCGTTTATTCTACTTATCATGACGGGAGCACATTTAATTTATGGGTGATGAAACTTTATGGTGTCAAAGAATCTTGGTCTAAAATGCTTACTATACCTGCTATTGGGGTTCCTTTAACTATACCAAAATACATATTTGCTGATGGTGAAGTGCTACTATATTGTGAATATTCTGAAAGGACTGTATTTAGGACATCGAAAGGACCATTTATTGAATGGCCCGATCTGGTCCGTGATGACATCAATGAAGATTCCATTCTCGATGTATACGTTTATACCCAGAGCTTGATGTCTCCAAAGGCAATCACTAATAAGCTTCGTTAA
- the LOC138908242 gene encoding uncharacterized protein, with amino-acid sequence MGTVIDDVNSPSPSNGFASFSLDPSHPFYIHPSNNPGSQLVSVPFSGCGFMLWRNSMLNSLSAKNKLSLLDGRVNQPTPDSPYYPCWERCNDMVKASITNSVSREIVVSVMYFKTAKEV; translated from the coding sequence ATGGGTACTGTAATAGATGATGTTAACTCTCCTTCACCTTCCAACGGTTTTGCTTCATTTTCCTTGGATCCCTCACATCCCTTCTATATTCATCCCTCGAATAATCCTGGAAGTCAACTGGTATCTGTACCATTCAGTGGTTGTGGGTTTATGTTATGGCGTAACAGTATGCTCAATTCCCTCTCCGCAAAGAACAAGCTTAGTCTATTAGATGGCAGAGTCAACCAACCCACTCCTGACTCTCCTTATTATCCATGTTGGGAAAGGTGCAATGATATGGTTAAAGCCTCGATAACTAATTCAGTATCTAGAGAAATAGTTGTTAGTGTGATGTATTTTAAAACTGCTAAGGAAGTCTAG